One Paralichthys olivaceus isolate ysfri-2021 chromosome 21, ASM2471397v2, whole genome shotgun sequence genomic window carries:
- the mybpc2b gene encoding myosin binding protein Cb isoform X1, translated as MPEPVPAAKPEGEAPEAPAEEGEELPPADGADSEGDGDEPGSTELTGLFTEKPPNEVVAVAGADVTLIAKVDSTTLTRKPTMKWLKGKWLDLGSKAGKHMQFKETYDRNTKIYTYEMKIIKVVPGDAGGYRCEVTAKDKCDSSIFEVTVESAQQEVQGDILSAFKRADAGEDEGDLDFSALLKATKKKKKPEKEEPPIDVWELLKSAHPSEYEKIAFEYGITDLRGMLKRLKKMKVEPKHTEAFLSKMDSCYSVEKGKKIVLKCEVVDPNCQVKWLKNGQEIKPSAKYVMEANGNVRTLTINRTTLADDAAYECVVGEDKCFTEVFVKEPPVTITKLMDDYHVVVGERVEFEIEVSEEGAHVMWYFEDQELHRDKDTKYRFKKDGVKHTLIIQEATLDDIGMYHAWTNGGHTKGELEVEEKELEVLQDIADLTVRATDQAMFKCEVSDEKVTGKWFKDGVEVLPSNRIKMSHIGRFHRLVIDEVKPEDAGDYTFIPDGYALSLSAKLNFLEIKIDYVPRQDPPKIHLDTTGNMVSQNTIIVVAGNKLRLDVEITGEPAPTVVWSKGEKPVTENQGRVRVESRKDLSCFVIEGAERDDEGNYTICVTNPAGEDKAMLFVKIVDVPDPPENVKCTGVGEDCATMVWDAPKFDGGAPVKGYLMERKKKGSSRWTKLNFDVYDSTTYEAKRMIEGVLYEMRVFAVNSIGLSPPSLSSKPFMPIAPTSEPTRLTVHDVTDNTCSLKWLAPERIGAGGLDGYIIEYCKEGDTEWVVANTDLCERQGYVVRGLPVGEKINFRVVAINIAGRSLPALLQQPVTIREIVEHPKIRLPRDLRTKYIRRVGEKINLTIPFQGKPRPIATWYKDGKPLDDKMVNVRNSTVDTILFIRSAEREHSGTYELVLQIENLEDRASIMIRIVDKPGPPLNLRVTDVWGFNAALEWDPPKDDGNCEVSGYTIQKADMKTKDWFTLYEHNRRTNCTASDLIMGNEYMFRVYSENLCGLSEEPRHSKNTAVIAKTGLELKRNPYKEKDMACVPKFTQPLVDRAVVAGYSTAISCAVRGFPKPKIVWMKNKMIIGGDAKYLMQNNQGVLTLNIRKPSAFDGGKYSCMAVNDLGKDEVECKLDVRAFTEQEKK; from the exons AGCCTGGATCAACTGAGCTCACCGGGCTCTTCACTGAGAAACCTCCAAATGAGGTTGTCGCAGTTGCAG GGGCGGACGTCACTCTCATTGCCAAGGTGGACTCCACCACCCTGACGAGAAAACCCACCATGAAGTGGTTGAAGGGCAAGTGGCTGGACCTTGGCAGCAAGGCCGGGAAACACATGCAGTTTAAAGAAACTTATGACAGGAACactaag ATCTACACTTATGAGATGAAGATCATCAAAGTGGTCCCTGGGGATGCTGGAGGCTACAGGTGTGAGGTGACGGCCAAAGACAAGTGCGACAGCTCCATCTTTGAAGTCACTGTTGAGT CTGCACAGCAAGAGGTGCAGGGGGATATTTTGTCTGCCTTCAAGAGAGC GGATGctggagaggatgaaggagatcTGGACTTCAGTGCTCTGCTCAAAGCCACCAAGAA GAAGAAGAAGCCAGAAAAAGAGGAACCACCAATAGATGTGTGGGAATTGCTGAAGAGCGCCCATCCAAGCGAGTACGAGAAAATCGCCTTTGAGTATGGCATCACTGACCTGAGGGGCATGCTGAAACGTCTGAAAAAGATGAAGGTCGAGCCCAAGCACACCGAGG CTTTCCTGTCAAAGATGGACTCTTGCTATTCAGTGGAAAAGGGCAAGAAGATTGTCCTGAAGTGTGAGGTGGTCGATCCCAACTGTCAGGTCAAATGGTTGAAGAACGGCCAGGAGATCAAACCCTCAGCCAA GTACGTCATGGAGGCCAACGGCAATGTCAGAACCCTGACTATAAACAGGACGACCCTGGCTGACGATGCTGCATATGAATGTGTGGTTGGCGAAGACAAGTGTTTTACTGAGGTGTTTGTCAAAG AGCCCCCTGTGACCATCACCAAGCTGATGGATGACTATCATGTGGttgtgggagagagagtggagttTGAGATCGAAGTGTCGGAGGAGGGCGCCCACGTCATGTG gTACTTTGAGGATCAAGAGcttcacagagacaaagacaccaAGTATCGCTTCAAGAAGGACGGAGTAAAGCACACTCTCATCATCCAGGAGGCGACGCTGGATGATATTGGAATGTACCATGCCTGGACAAACGGGGGGCATACCAAAGGAGAACTGGAAGTGGAAG AGAAAGAGCTGGAGGTGCTGCAGGACATCGCTGATCTGACAGTGAGGGCGACGGACCAGGCCATGTTCAAGTGTGAAGTGTCTGATGAAAAGGTCACAGGAAAGTGGTTCAAAGATGGCGTGGAGGTTTTACCAAGCAACCGCATCAAAATGAGTCACATTGGAAG GTTTCACCGACTGGTTATTGATGAGGTGAAGCCAGAGGATGCCGGAGACTACACGTTTATTCCTGATGGATACGCTCTGTCACTTTCTGCCAAACTCAACTTCTTGG AAATTAAGATCGACTATGTGCCTAGACAAG ATCCTCCAAAGATCCACCTGGACACCACTGGAAACATGGTCTCCCAGAACACCATCATTGTGGTGGCAGGCAACAAGCTGCGACTGGATGTGGAGATCACAGGAGAACCAGCACCAACTGTTGTTTGGTCAAAAGGAGAGAAG CCAGTCACAGAAAATCAAGGCCGTGTGAGGGTTGAGTCCAGGAAAGACCTGAGCTGCTTCGTCATtgagggagcagagagggaCGATGAGGGCAACTACACCATCTGTGTTACTAACCCTGCCGGAGAGGATAAGGCTATGCTGTTTGTGAAGATTGTGG ATGTGCCCGACCCCCCTGAGAATGTCAAATGCACAGGCGTGGGAGAGGACTGCGCCACCATGGTCTGGGATGCCCCTAAATTTGATGGTGGTGCTCCAGTCAAAG GTTATCTcatggagaggaagaagaagggcTCCTCCAGATGGACAAAGCTCAACTTTGACGTTTACGACTCCACTACATACGAAGCTAAGAGGATGATTGAAGGCGTCCTGTATGAGATGAGGGTGTTCGCCGTCAACAGCATCGGCTTGTCTCCTCCAAGCCTCAGCTCCAAACCCTTCATGCCCATTG CCCCGACCAGTGAGCCGACACGCCTGACGGTGCACGATGTGACAGACAACACATGCAGTCTGAAGTGGCTCGCCCCTGAGAGGATTGGAGCTGGGGGCCTGGATGGTTACATTATTGAATACTGCAAGGAAGGAG ACACTGAGTGGGTGGTGGCCAACACGGACCTTTGTGAGAGACAGGGGTACGTGGTGCGTGGCCTCCCCGTGGGAGAGAAGATCAACTTCAGGGTGGTGGCCATAAACATTGCTGGACGCAGTTTACCTGCTTTGCTGCAGCAGCCTGTCACCATCCGCGAGATTGTTG AACATCCAAAGATCCGCCTTCCTCGTGATCTAAGAACAAAGTACATCAGAAGAGTAGGAGAAAAGATCAACCTGACCATCCCCTTCCAG GGTAAACCACGCCCCATCGCGACCTGGTACAAAGACGGTAAACCCTTAGATGACAAGATGGTCAACGTGCGTAACTCAACCGTGGACACCATCCTGTTCATCcgctcagcagagagagagcattCTGGAACGTATGAGCTGGTTCTACAGATTGAGAACCTGGAAGACAGGGCCTCCATCATGATCAGGATTGTTG ACAAGCCTGGGCCTCCACTGAACTTGAGGGTGACGGACGTCTGGGGTTTCAATGCAGCGCTGGAGTGGGACCCCCCGAAGGACGATGGCAACTGTGAGGTCTCTGGATATACCATCCAGAAGGCGGACATGAAGACcaag GATTGGTTCACCTTGTATGAACACAACAGACGGACAAACTGCACAGCCTCAGATCTGATCATGGGAAATGAATACATGTTCCGTGTCTACAGTGAAAACCTCTGCGGCCTGAGCGAGGAGCCGCGCCATAGCAAGAACACGGCTGTCATCGCCAAGACAG GCCTGGAACTCAAACGAAACCCCTACAAGGAGAAGGACATGGCCTGTGTGCCCAAGTTTACTCAACCCTTAGTCGACAGGGCTGTGGTGGCCGGTTACAGCACCGCCATCAGCTGTGCCGTCAGAGGCTTCCCCAAG CCTAAGATTGTCTGGATGAAGAACAAAATGATCATTGGCGGGGATGCCAAGTACTTGATGCAGAACAACCAAGGAGTGCTGACCCTGAACATTCGCAAACCAAGCGCCTTTGACGGAGGAAAATACTCCTGCATGGCTGTCAATGACCTGGGCAAGGACGAGGTGGAGTGCAAACTGGACGTCAGAG CTTTCACAGAACAGGAGAAGAAGTGA
- the mybpc2b gene encoding myosin binding protein Cb isoform X2, translating to MPEPVPAAKPEGEAPEAPAEEGEELPPADGDSEGDGDEPGSTELTGLFTEKPPNEVVAVAGADVTLIAKVDSTTLTRKPTMKWLKGKWLDLGSKAGKHMQFKETYDRNTKIYTYEMKIIKVVPGDAGGYRCEVTAKDKCDSSIFEVTVESAQQEVQGDILSAFKRADAGEDEGDLDFSALLKATKKKKKPEKEEPPIDVWELLKSAHPSEYEKIAFEYGITDLRGMLKRLKKMKVEPKHTEAFLSKMDSCYSVEKGKKIVLKCEVVDPNCQVKWLKNGQEIKPSAKYVMEANGNVRTLTINRTTLADDAAYECVVGEDKCFTEVFVKEPPVTITKLMDDYHVVVGERVEFEIEVSEEGAHVMWYFEDQELHRDKDTKYRFKKDGVKHTLIIQEATLDDIGMYHAWTNGGHTKGELEVEEKELEVLQDIADLTVRATDQAMFKCEVSDEKVTGKWFKDGVEVLPSNRIKMSHIGRFHRLVIDEVKPEDAGDYTFIPDGYALSLSAKLNFLEIKIDYVPRQDPPKIHLDTTGNMVSQNTIIVVAGNKLRLDVEITGEPAPTVVWSKGEKPVTENQGRVRVESRKDLSCFVIEGAERDDEGNYTICVTNPAGEDKAMLFVKIVDVPDPPENVKCTGVGEDCATMVWDAPKFDGGAPVKGYLMERKKKGSSRWTKLNFDVYDSTTYEAKRMIEGVLYEMRVFAVNSIGLSPPSLSSKPFMPIAPTSEPTRLTVHDVTDNTCSLKWLAPERIGAGGLDGYIIEYCKEGDTEWVVANTDLCERQGYVVRGLPVGEKINFRVVAINIAGRSLPALLQQPVTIREIVEHPKIRLPRDLRTKYIRRVGEKINLTIPFQGKPRPIATWYKDGKPLDDKMVNVRNSTVDTILFIRSAEREHSGTYELVLQIENLEDRASIMIRIVDKPGPPLNLRVTDVWGFNAALEWDPPKDDGNCEVSGYTIQKADMKTKDWFTLYEHNRRTNCTASDLIMGNEYMFRVYSENLCGLSEEPRHSKNTAVIAKTGLELKRNPYKEKDMACVPKFTQPLVDRAVVAGYSTAISCAVRGFPKPKIVWMKNKMIIGGDAKYLMQNNQGVLTLNIRKPSAFDGGKYSCMAVNDLGKDEVECKLDVRAFTEQEKK from the exons AGCCTGGATCAACTGAGCTCACCGGGCTCTTCACTGAGAAACCTCCAAATGAGGTTGTCGCAGTTGCAG GGGCGGACGTCACTCTCATTGCCAAGGTGGACTCCACCACCCTGACGAGAAAACCCACCATGAAGTGGTTGAAGGGCAAGTGGCTGGACCTTGGCAGCAAGGCCGGGAAACACATGCAGTTTAAAGAAACTTATGACAGGAACactaag ATCTACACTTATGAGATGAAGATCATCAAAGTGGTCCCTGGGGATGCTGGAGGCTACAGGTGTGAGGTGACGGCCAAAGACAAGTGCGACAGCTCCATCTTTGAAGTCACTGTTGAGT CTGCACAGCAAGAGGTGCAGGGGGATATTTTGTCTGCCTTCAAGAGAGC GGATGctggagaggatgaaggagatcTGGACTTCAGTGCTCTGCTCAAAGCCACCAAGAA GAAGAAGAAGCCAGAAAAAGAGGAACCACCAATAGATGTGTGGGAATTGCTGAAGAGCGCCCATCCAAGCGAGTACGAGAAAATCGCCTTTGAGTATGGCATCACTGACCTGAGGGGCATGCTGAAACGTCTGAAAAAGATGAAGGTCGAGCCCAAGCACACCGAGG CTTTCCTGTCAAAGATGGACTCTTGCTATTCAGTGGAAAAGGGCAAGAAGATTGTCCTGAAGTGTGAGGTGGTCGATCCCAACTGTCAGGTCAAATGGTTGAAGAACGGCCAGGAGATCAAACCCTCAGCCAA GTACGTCATGGAGGCCAACGGCAATGTCAGAACCCTGACTATAAACAGGACGACCCTGGCTGACGATGCTGCATATGAATGTGTGGTTGGCGAAGACAAGTGTTTTACTGAGGTGTTTGTCAAAG AGCCCCCTGTGACCATCACCAAGCTGATGGATGACTATCATGTGGttgtgggagagagagtggagttTGAGATCGAAGTGTCGGAGGAGGGCGCCCACGTCATGTG gTACTTTGAGGATCAAGAGcttcacagagacaaagacaccaAGTATCGCTTCAAGAAGGACGGAGTAAAGCACACTCTCATCATCCAGGAGGCGACGCTGGATGATATTGGAATGTACCATGCCTGGACAAACGGGGGGCATACCAAAGGAGAACTGGAAGTGGAAG AGAAAGAGCTGGAGGTGCTGCAGGACATCGCTGATCTGACAGTGAGGGCGACGGACCAGGCCATGTTCAAGTGTGAAGTGTCTGATGAAAAGGTCACAGGAAAGTGGTTCAAAGATGGCGTGGAGGTTTTACCAAGCAACCGCATCAAAATGAGTCACATTGGAAG GTTTCACCGACTGGTTATTGATGAGGTGAAGCCAGAGGATGCCGGAGACTACACGTTTATTCCTGATGGATACGCTCTGTCACTTTCTGCCAAACTCAACTTCTTGG AAATTAAGATCGACTATGTGCCTAGACAAG ATCCTCCAAAGATCCACCTGGACACCACTGGAAACATGGTCTCCCAGAACACCATCATTGTGGTGGCAGGCAACAAGCTGCGACTGGATGTGGAGATCACAGGAGAACCAGCACCAACTGTTGTTTGGTCAAAAGGAGAGAAG CCAGTCACAGAAAATCAAGGCCGTGTGAGGGTTGAGTCCAGGAAAGACCTGAGCTGCTTCGTCATtgagggagcagagagggaCGATGAGGGCAACTACACCATCTGTGTTACTAACCCTGCCGGAGAGGATAAGGCTATGCTGTTTGTGAAGATTGTGG ATGTGCCCGACCCCCCTGAGAATGTCAAATGCACAGGCGTGGGAGAGGACTGCGCCACCATGGTCTGGGATGCCCCTAAATTTGATGGTGGTGCTCCAGTCAAAG GTTATCTcatggagaggaagaagaagggcTCCTCCAGATGGACAAAGCTCAACTTTGACGTTTACGACTCCACTACATACGAAGCTAAGAGGATGATTGAAGGCGTCCTGTATGAGATGAGGGTGTTCGCCGTCAACAGCATCGGCTTGTCTCCTCCAAGCCTCAGCTCCAAACCCTTCATGCCCATTG CCCCGACCAGTGAGCCGACACGCCTGACGGTGCACGATGTGACAGACAACACATGCAGTCTGAAGTGGCTCGCCCCTGAGAGGATTGGAGCTGGGGGCCTGGATGGTTACATTATTGAATACTGCAAGGAAGGAG ACACTGAGTGGGTGGTGGCCAACACGGACCTTTGTGAGAGACAGGGGTACGTGGTGCGTGGCCTCCCCGTGGGAGAGAAGATCAACTTCAGGGTGGTGGCCATAAACATTGCTGGACGCAGTTTACCTGCTTTGCTGCAGCAGCCTGTCACCATCCGCGAGATTGTTG AACATCCAAAGATCCGCCTTCCTCGTGATCTAAGAACAAAGTACATCAGAAGAGTAGGAGAAAAGATCAACCTGACCATCCCCTTCCAG GGTAAACCACGCCCCATCGCGACCTGGTACAAAGACGGTAAACCCTTAGATGACAAGATGGTCAACGTGCGTAACTCAACCGTGGACACCATCCTGTTCATCcgctcagcagagagagagcattCTGGAACGTATGAGCTGGTTCTACAGATTGAGAACCTGGAAGACAGGGCCTCCATCATGATCAGGATTGTTG ACAAGCCTGGGCCTCCACTGAACTTGAGGGTGACGGACGTCTGGGGTTTCAATGCAGCGCTGGAGTGGGACCCCCCGAAGGACGATGGCAACTGTGAGGTCTCTGGATATACCATCCAGAAGGCGGACATGAAGACcaag GATTGGTTCACCTTGTATGAACACAACAGACGGACAAACTGCACAGCCTCAGATCTGATCATGGGAAATGAATACATGTTCCGTGTCTACAGTGAAAACCTCTGCGGCCTGAGCGAGGAGCCGCGCCATAGCAAGAACACGGCTGTCATCGCCAAGACAG GCCTGGAACTCAAACGAAACCCCTACAAGGAGAAGGACATGGCCTGTGTGCCCAAGTTTACTCAACCCTTAGTCGACAGGGCTGTGGTGGCCGGTTACAGCACCGCCATCAGCTGTGCCGTCAGAGGCTTCCCCAAG CCTAAGATTGTCTGGATGAAGAACAAAATGATCATTGGCGGGGATGCCAAGTACTTGATGCAGAACAACCAAGGAGTGCTGACCCTGAACATTCGCAAACCAAGCGCCTTTGACGGAGGAAAATACTCCTGCATGGCTGTCAATGACCTGGGCAAGGACGAGGTGGAGTGCAAACTGGACGTCAGAG CTTTCACAGAACAGGAGAAGAAGTGA
- the mybpc2b gene encoding myosin binding protein Cb isoform X8 yields the protein MPEPVPAAKPEGEEPGSTELTGLFTEKPPNEVVAVAGADVTLIAKVDSTTLTRKPTMKWLKGKWLDLGSKAGKHMQFKETYDRNTKIYTYEMKIIKVVPGDAGGYRCEVTAKDKCDSSIFEVTVESAQQEVQGDILSAFKRADAGEDEGDLDFSALLKATKKKKKPEKEEPPIDVWELLKSAHPSEYEKIAFEYGITDLRGMLKRLKKMKVEPKHTEAFLSKMDSCYSVEKGKKIVLKCEVVDPNCQVKWLKNGQEIKPSAKYVMEANGNVRTLTINRTTLADDAAYECVVGEDKCFTEVFVKEPPVTITKLMDDYHVVVGERVEFEIEVSEEGAHVMWYFEDQELHRDKDTKYRFKKDGVKHTLIIQEATLDDIGMYHAWTNGGHTKGELEVEEKELEVLQDIADLTVRATDQAMFKCEVSDEKVTGKWFKDGVEVLPSNRIKMSHIGRFHRLVIDEVKPEDAGDYTFIPDGYALSLSAKLNFLEIKIDYVPRQDPPKIHLDTTGNMVSQNTIIVVAGNKLRLDVEITGEPAPTVVWSKGEKPVTENQGRVRVESRKDLSCFVIEGAERDDEGNYTICVTNPAGEDKAMLFVKIVDVPDPPENVKCTGVGEDCATMVWDAPKFDGGAPVKGYLMERKKKGSSRWTKLNFDVYDSTTYEAKRMIEGVLYEMRVFAVNSIGLSPPSLSSKPFMPIAPTSEPTRLTVHDVTDNTCSLKWLAPERIGAGGLDGYIIEYCKEGDTEWVVANTDLCERQGYVVRGLPVGEKINFRVVAINIAGRSLPALLQQPVTIREIVEHPKIRLPRDLRTKYIRRVGEKINLTIPFQGKPRPIATWYKDGKPLDDKMVNVRNSTVDTILFIRSAEREHSGTYELVLQIENLEDRASIMIRIVDKPGPPLNLRVTDVWGFNAALEWDPPKDDGNCEVSGYTIQKADMKTKDWFTLYEHNRRTNCTASDLIMGNEYMFRVYSENLCGLSEEPRHSKNTAVIAKTGLELKRNPYKEKDMACVPKFTQPLVDRAVVAGYSTAISCAVRGFPKPKIVWMKNKMIIGGDAKYLMQNNQGVLTLNIRKPSAFDGGKYSCMAVNDLGKDEVECKLDVRAFTEQEKK from the exons AGCCTGGATCAACTGAGCTCACCGGGCTCTTCACTGAGAAACCTCCAAATGAGGTTGTCGCAGTTGCAG GGGCGGACGTCACTCTCATTGCCAAGGTGGACTCCACCACCCTGACGAGAAAACCCACCATGAAGTGGTTGAAGGGCAAGTGGCTGGACCTTGGCAGCAAGGCCGGGAAACACATGCAGTTTAAAGAAACTTATGACAGGAACactaag ATCTACACTTATGAGATGAAGATCATCAAAGTGGTCCCTGGGGATGCTGGAGGCTACAGGTGTGAGGTGACGGCCAAAGACAAGTGCGACAGCTCCATCTTTGAAGTCACTGTTGAGT CTGCACAGCAAGAGGTGCAGGGGGATATTTTGTCTGCCTTCAAGAGAGC GGATGctggagaggatgaaggagatcTGGACTTCAGTGCTCTGCTCAAAGCCACCAAGAA GAAGAAGAAGCCAGAAAAAGAGGAACCACCAATAGATGTGTGGGAATTGCTGAAGAGCGCCCATCCAAGCGAGTACGAGAAAATCGCCTTTGAGTATGGCATCACTGACCTGAGGGGCATGCTGAAACGTCTGAAAAAGATGAAGGTCGAGCCCAAGCACACCGAGG CTTTCCTGTCAAAGATGGACTCTTGCTATTCAGTGGAAAAGGGCAAGAAGATTGTCCTGAAGTGTGAGGTGGTCGATCCCAACTGTCAGGTCAAATGGTTGAAGAACGGCCAGGAGATCAAACCCTCAGCCAA GTACGTCATGGAGGCCAACGGCAATGTCAGAACCCTGACTATAAACAGGACGACCCTGGCTGACGATGCTGCATATGAATGTGTGGTTGGCGAAGACAAGTGTTTTACTGAGGTGTTTGTCAAAG AGCCCCCTGTGACCATCACCAAGCTGATGGATGACTATCATGTGGttgtgggagagagagtggagttTGAGATCGAAGTGTCGGAGGAGGGCGCCCACGTCATGTG gTACTTTGAGGATCAAGAGcttcacagagacaaagacaccaAGTATCGCTTCAAGAAGGACGGAGTAAAGCACACTCTCATCATCCAGGAGGCGACGCTGGATGATATTGGAATGTACCATGCCTGGACAAACGGGGGGCATACCAAAGGAGAACTGGAAGTGGAAG AGAAAGAGCTGGAGGTGCTGCAGGACATCGCTGATCTGACAGTGAGGGCGACGGACCAGGCCATGTTCAAGTGTGAAGTGTCTGATGAAAAGGTCACAGGAAAGTGGTTCAAAGATGGCGTGGAGGTTTTACCAAGCAACCGCATCAAAATGAGTCACATTGGAAG GTTTCACCGACTGGTTATTGATGAGGTGAAGCCAGAGGATGCCGGAGACTACACGTTTATTCCTGATGGATACGCTCTGTCACTTTCTGCCAAACTCAACTTCTTGG AAATTAAGATCGACTATGTGCCTAGACAAG ATCCTCCAAAGATCCACCTGGACACCACTGGAAACATGGTCTCCCAGAACACCATCATTGTGGTGGCAGGCAACAAGCTGCGACTGGATGTGGAGATCACAGGAGAACCAGCACCAACTGTTGTTTGGTCAAAAGGAGAGAAG CCAGTCACAGAAAATCAAGGCCGTGTGAGGGTTGAGTCCAGGAAAGACCTGAGCTGCTTCGTCATtgagggagcagagagggaCGATGAGGGCAACTACACCATCTGTGTTACTAACCCTGCCGGAGAGGATAAGGCTATGCTGTTTGTGAAGATTGTGG ATGTGCCCGACCCCCCTGAGAATGTCAAATGCACAGGCGTGGGAGAGGACTGCGCCACCATGGTCTGGGATGCCCCTAAATTTGATGGTGGTGCTCCAGTCAAAG GTTATCTcatggagaggaagaagaagggcTCCTCCAGATGGACAAAGCTCAACTTTGACGTTTACGACTCCACTACATACGAAGCTAAGAGGATGATTGAAGGCGTCCTGTATGAGATGAGGGTGTTCGCCGTCAACAGCATCGGCTTGTCTCCTCCAAGCCTCAGCTCCAAACCCTTCATGCCCATTG CCCCGACCAGTGAGCCGACACGCCTGACGGTGCACGATGTGACAGACAACACATGCAGTCTGAAGTGGCTCGCCCCTGAGAGGATTGGAGCTGGGGGCCTGGATGGTTACATTATTGAATACTGCAAGGAAGGAG ACACTGAGTGGGTGGTGGCCAACACGGACCTTTGTGAGAGACAGGGGTACGTGGTGCGTGGCCTCCCCGTGGGAGAGAAGATCAACTTCAGGGTGGTGGCCATAAACATTGCTGGACGCAGTTTACCTGCTTTGCTGCAGCAGCCTGTCACCATCCGCGAGATTGTTG AACATCCAAAGATCCGCCTTCCTCGTGATCTAAGAACAAAGTACATCAGAAGAGTAGGAGAAAAGATCAACCTGACCATCCCCTTCCAG GGTAAACCACGCCCCATCGCGACCTGGTACAAAGACGGTAAACCCTTAGATGACAAGATGGTCAACGTGCGTAACTCAACCGTGGACACCATCCTGTTCATCcgctcagcagagagagagcattCTGGAACGTATGAGCTGGTTCTACAGATTGAGAACCTGGAAGACAGGGCCTCCATCATGATCAGGATTGTTG ACAAGCCTGGGCCTCCACTGAACTTGAGGGTGACGGACGTCTGGGGTTTCAATGCAGCGCTGGAGTGGGACCCCCCGAAGGACGATGGCAACTGTGAGGTCTCTGGATATACCATCCAGAAGGCGGACATGAAGACcaag GATTGGTTCACCTTGTATGAACACAACAGACGGACAAACTGCACAGCCTCAGATCTGATCATGGGAAATGAATACATGTTCCGTGTCTACAGTGAAAACCTCTGCGGCCTGAGCGAGGAGCCGCGCCATAGCAAGAACACGGCTGTCATCGCCAAGACAG GCCTGGAACTCAAACGAAACCCCTACAAGGAGAAGGACATGGCCTGTGTGCCCAAGTTTACTCAACCCTTAGTCGACAGGGCTGTGGTGGCCGGTTACAGCACCGCCATCAGCTGTGCCGTCAGAGGCTTCCCCAAG CCTAAGATTGTCTGGATGAAGAACAAAATGATCATTGGCGGGGATGCCAAGTACTTGATGCAGAACAACCAAGGAGTGCTGACCCTGAACATTCGCAAACCAAGCGCCTTTGACGGAGGAAAATACTCCTGCATGGCTGTCAATGACCTGGGCAAGGACGAGGTGGAGTGCAAACTGGACGTCAGAG CTTTCACAGAACAGGAGAAGAAGTGA